TATTTTAAAGATTCCTTCTTAAAAGAAGTTTCCCTGATGATATATAGTCCACTTATAAAAGAATGGGATGAAGAACCAAAGCGGAAAGAAATACATGATGAATATTTAAGAAGTAAAGGGATAGAATTAAAGAGAACGCGGGATGGTGAATATTATAAAGAAGATGTAGCAGAATTTGACTGGGGAGAAATTGCATCAACCTTTGAGGCTAAAGGTTATACAAGCAGTATACTTATTATTTACAAATAAACGTTGAATTAGACTAATCTGCCAGGATAGTCCTGGTAGATTAGTCTATCAAATGAAAAGGTTATACATTATACAATAAAAATAATAAAATAGAAAATACAGCAAGAAAGAAATAAAAATACCAAGAATTTAATAATATAGATTGCGAAAGCAGCAGATGCAGCAGTAGATATAGCAAAAACAGAGAAAGCGGTGAGAGTTGCAGAAAAAGCAATAAAGAATGTTTCCGAAAGTACGGAGAAAATAGAAACAGCCACTGTAAAAGAAGCCACTTCAAACTCCTCAAAAGTTGCATCAAAATGGCTTGACAAAAATGGCAAGCCTATATAAGACAAAGGGGACGGTTCCTTCTGTCTGATTTTTTTCGGACAAAAGGAACCGTTTCCTCTTTTTGTATTATCTCTGATTAGAAACGTTTTTAAACATCCACTTTTTTTATTCTACTTTTGCAGGAAAACCGAGTTCTGTATCAAATCAAAATTATATTAGGAAAAGTTTAGTATAAAAGGAAGGGGTATATCATGGAAAATTTAAATGTTAACAAGAAAGAGAAGGAAGTATAGAAAGTGAAAATAAGAGAGACATAAAAAGAACGTTAAAAACGATCTATTTTCTCATCGCCGAGGGAGGGTTAGTGTGTCTTTTGGCAGTAGGGTTTAATACATTGAAGATGGAATATAATTTTGTGTATGGAATACTGCTTGCGATTTTATCTTTTCCTGTTTTTGCAGGTGTTGTGTATTATCCTCTTAGGAAATACGCCAGTGAAAATTTGCGGTTTATTAACGCTTCCGTTGACGGATTTATTTCTGATTTAATATTAGTACTATCTTTCCTTTTCTTCGTATTGATATTTAAGATTCCACTATTAAAATTGGGTTAAAAATATATAGGAGGCAGTGTGCATGTCTAAAAAATCTTAGATGACAAAATAATGTAATATGAATGGGCGTAGCCCTTAAAAGACTTTGTGGCGTTTATATATGTGGTGCCATTTTTTATTTAATGCCAGGCTTACGCCCATTTAATTTATATCCTTTTTACAGTAGCTTTATCAAGAAGATTTATCACATCTTTTATTTTACAAAGAGTTGTTCCTTCATTCATAACTGAAGCAGAACTGCTGGCTACCGCCCACTTTAATGCCTCTTCTACCGACTCATCTCTTTTATAAACAAAGCCTGCAAGAAAAGAGTCCCCGGCTCCTACTGCGCTTTTTACTTTTACTTCTATTGTGTCTATTTTGTATGTTTCTTTATCTACATAAGCAATAGCACCATCTTTTCCAAGGGTTACAAGCACATCATTTATGCCGTATTTTTCACTTATTTCTTTTGCCGCAGAAGGTACTTCCTCCTTTTTTAAATCTCTTCCTAATAATCTTGATAGCTCAAACAGATTGGGCTTTATGCCAAAAGGATGTGCTTTTACAGCTTCTTTAAGATTATCCCCATCAGTATCAACATATACCCTAAGGCCTATATCATTACATAGTTTTACAATATCAAAATAAACTGATGATGGTAAACCTTCAGGCAAACTTCCGGAAGCTATAAGAGTATCTCCTCTTCTTGTTATTGCTTTTATCATGTCTATGATAAGGTCGTATTCTAAGCTTGTAAGGGGAGCACCGGGTAGGCTCATTCTATACTGGCCTTTTAAAGTTTGTATTATAATATTCATGCGTGTTTCTTTCTCTATTCTTATTGCTGAATACAGTACTCTTTCTTTCTCCAGAAGGAATTGTATCTGATTTCCATTATTGCCTCCTAAAGGGCATATAGCAATAGAGTTACCGCCAATTTCTTTTATAACTCTTGAGACATTGATTCCTTTTCCTGCTGCATAATCTTCAATTCTATATACTCTTATTGTATCTTCAGGTATAAGCTCATCGATATATAAATATCTGTCTAAACATGGGTTTAGTGTCAGTGTAAAAATCAAAATTATCTCCTCCTTACATATACTCTTTTTTCCATTATAAACTATTAAAAGACGAGTTACAAGGTATTATAGTTTGAGATACTATACGAAAGTATAGTGGATTTTATAGGAAGCGAGTGTTATAATTATAACGAATCTTTGGTTAATATTTTTAGCTCTTATATTTGGCTTGATGTATGAAAAGAAAAAAGCTAAATGAAGAGAAAAACGAAGTATAAGAAGGGAGAAAATTTTATGGGAGCAATAAATTTTTTAGGCAAAAATAACTGGTTATTTGCTGTTTTCACATTTATCATAAACATCATTTTTTATAAGGCATTGCCTGAGAATGTTGCTATTCAGTGGCATTTTGATGGTAGTATTTCAAATACTGTCTCTAAAATGACATTTGTTTTTATACTTCCTTTGATACAAATTTTATTTAGTGGATATGTAAGACTTAGAGAAAAAAGCATAGGGGAGACACTTTATACATATTTATACGCTATTTTTGTTAATCTGCTTATGCTAATTGTAGATGTAATAATTCTTATAATAAATTTAAAAGCCATTTGAAAGGGTAATTGTAATTTTAACTCTTTGAAAACATTTTATAGAAAAATAAGTAAAGGTGGATGATATTAAGATGTCAAAAAGAATAATAAAATATTTTTATAAATGCGGTTGGATGTTTCCAGTTATAACCTTTATTATAAATATTTTTGCATATAAGTATCTACCTGAAAGTATACCACTTCAAAGGGATGCTTTTGGGAATATAAATTATACTGCATCTAAGTTGGAATTTATATTTTTTATACCTATATTGCAGTCGTTTTCTTATATTGCAGTAAAATATCCCCAAGCAAAAGGGAAAAAGAAAATTTTTCATGGGACATATGATATTGCAGCAGGGGCTATACTTTTACTTTTTGACATTTTTCTATTGTATGTTTTTATACGAAAATAGTACCTTTTCTGATTATAAATAGTTAGAACTGTAAGAAGGTAATTTGATAGAAATATGTTAAACTTAAGTTAAATTTTGCTATAGCTTGGAAACAAAAGAAGGATTTTAAGGAATTTTGTAGAATTTATAGTATTGTGTAAAAAATTTCTTGTATAATAACTTTATTATCTCACACAGAGTATAAAATTTAAGGTTGCAGAAAATGAAAACGATGAGATAGGGGGTACTTTAAATGTTTTTTGTAATGGTACTTGTTGATGTAATTATAATATTTTCGTTCTTGTTTATAGCACTGAGAAAAGGTGATATACATATAAAAAACAGGATGTGGGTGTATTTGTTCATTTCTGGTTTTTTATTTCAAATAATATTTTTATTGAGGAAACACTGGGAAGTTTATCTTTTAAGTTTAAACACTTCATTGTGGTATGTACTTACAATTGTGCAGGCAGATAATGCTTTTTGGGAAGAATTAGCCAAATTATTAGCTGTTTTGGTTGTAGTATACTTTCTTGATAAGAATATGATGGTACAATTTAAAGATTTAAAATATTCTACAGCGATTTTTACATATACAGGGCTTGCTTATGGTATAGGCGAAGCGATGTCTTTGATGTTTTTGTTTTATCACCCTCAATATGGTCAAATTTTTGGAATGCAGTTTCCTGTAGGTTTAACTTTAGGATTTGGTTATGTTTTAGAAAGGTTTTTTGCTATTTTAGCACATGGAATTATGGGAGGGATAATAGGAATAGGCTTTAGTAGGTATGTTTTTAATAAGAAATTCATTAGTCTTTTAATATATTTTATTATTGCAATGTTTTATCATATGTTTATTGATGGTTTTGTTATTCTATGCCAATATTATCTACAATTTTATTCGCTTTTTAATTCAATGTCGTTTTTAGTGTTGAGTATTTTATTAGGCTATGTTTTGCTTTATTTTCTTTATAAAAATGCTATTAAAAGGGAAAGGAGAGTCTAAGTATGTTTAAAAGATTTTTAATGACAGTTATAATTTTTACATTGTTTATTCTTGCAGGGTGTTCACAGAATGCAAAGCAAATGGAGATTGACAGGATTCCATGGGGAGATTATCAGAGGCTTACTTATGATATTTTTGAAAATGACAAATTAATTGGCACAGCAGAATTTACAATTGAAAAGTCTCAAAGCACAAATACTTATGAGATGTCGTCTATCACAAAGATTGATTCAACACAACTGAATACTGGTACTACAGTTAAATCTGATACTTTAATGCCCGTAAGTTCTTATTATAGTGTAATGTCACCACAAGGGGATATAAAGATAGAGACTATCTACAAGGATAAGTGGAATATTAAAGCTGAAACTTCCAAAGGGGAGCAGAATCTAACTGTTAAACTTCCTAAATATTATTATGATAATGACTCCCTTCCTATGATTATGAGAGCATATCCCTTTCAAGTAGGAGCAGAGTTTACTATATATGATGCAATAGCTTCAACTGCTCAGGTAGTACCTATTACAAATAAAGTTGTGTCTAAAGAGAAAGTGACAGTTCCGTATGGAGAAGCAGAATGCTTTAAAGTTGAATTAAAGGCAGGAGCAGCTAAGCAGTATATATGGTATTCAGATGATGAAAATAGACTTATGTATCAATATGACAATGGAAAACTTGTGTATAAGCTTAAAAAGGTTGAAAATAACAAATAAAATGTCTTTGAACAGATTCTTTATAATGGTTTTAGAATCGGCATGTTTTTACTTTTTGCAAACTTTATATTTGAAAGGATGAGTTAAAGTGAGGTGAGATCTTGGTAGAAGATACAAAGTCTAATGAAATACTTTTTTCTTATAAAAAGTGCTTGAAAATAGGGCTTACAAAATCGTTAGATGCTCCATTAATATCTTTAGAAGAAGAGGAAATGAAAAGGAAATTACAAGAGAATAAAAAACTCATAAAAGTTTTTAGAAAATGTGTTAATAAGGTACGTACACAATTGAAAAATAGATATATAATGGATTATAAAATAAAAATGAATAAAAAATTAGTTGAGTATTATTCTGCTTGGTTCTTTTGCTGGGTGGATAGTAAGAAAAAAAGGGGGAATGCAAGATGTCTGAACCGCTTTTTACTGGTAAGTATTTTGCAGCTTATGCTGAAGAACTGGCAGAGAAAAAGTCTCTGTTAGGTTTTGTTCATCCTTCTTTTCGATTTCCTCATAAAGGTGAAATAGTAATAAGTAAGGAAGGGCTAATATTGACCAATTTAGAAGAAATAAAGTTTAATGAGCTTTCAAAAATAAGTCTCCATTATGATTCTCTTTATAATCGTTTTTGGGCTGGTGGAATAGTTGGTCAGTATCCACGTCTTGCCTTTTTATGTCGTGGAGAACCCTTAGTGCTTGAATTTACCAAGAATGGTACGAGGAAAAGATTATACCTTTTAATTAACTGGCGTTTCTTTACAGGGTTTACTGATAACCGACTTGTTTATGAGATAATGACTCAATTTTTGAATCCAGAGGTACTATGAAAGAAGTAGAATGCTACTGCAGTAGCAATTCCCCTGGGTGTCCTGACAAAAAGTACGGGAATAGGAGTTTTAACAACATCTTTGATGATGGTTTTGAAATCGGTATGTTTTTACTTTTTGCAAACTTTATGTTTGAGTGGATGGAGTTAAAGTGAAGTGAGATATTGGTAGAAGATACAAAGTCTAATGAAATACTTTTTTCTTATAAAAAGTGTCTGGAAATAGGGCTTACAAAATCGTTAGATGCTCCATTAATATCTTTAGAAGAAGAGGAAATGAAAAGGAAATTACAAGAGAATAAAAAACTCATAAAAGTTTTTAGAAAATGTGTTAATAAGGTACGTGCACAATTGAAAAATAGATATATTTTCTTGCTTGTAGATAGTGAAGGATACCTTTTAGATGTTTTATATAATAGGAAAATATACAAAAAGATATCTTGGTTTTATTCTTGAATCATTTAAAGTTTCAATGGCTTATGGTTGGGTGATAATCTTGTATTTTGGAACATATTTTTTAATTTGGAGATAGAATTATTTAAAAGTGATAATAATTTATTGTGGAGGTACGCGATGAAAATAATTGAAGTAAAAAAACTTAAAAAATCAATAAATGGGAATCCTGTTTTAAAAGATGTAAACCTGACGGTTTTTAAAGGAGAGATTTATGGTTTTTTAGGGAAGAATGGTGCAGGGAAAACAACGACGTTACGTATAATACTCGGTTTACTCAAAAGAGATGGTGGAGAAATAAAAATATTTGAAGAAAATTTGACCAGAGGACATTTCAAAAAAATAGGAGTTATGTTTGAGTATGAGACTTTAAACCCGGAGTGGACAGTATTGGATAACCTGAAACAAACATGTTATATATATGGAATTGAGGAAAGGGAAATATATAAATATCTTGATATAATGGAATTTTCCAGAAGTGATTTATATAAAAAAGTGAAACAACTTTCTAAAGGGATGAAAAGGAAAATTTCTTTAATTAATGCTATCTTGCCGGAGCCAGAATTATTAATTCTTGATGAGCCTACATCCGGTTTAGATCCAGAAATGCAGCTTACCATAAGAGAGATTCTATTAGAGTTTAAATCGCAAGGAAAAACCATACTTTTTAGTTCTCACAATTTAAATGAAGTACAAAAAATAAGCGACAGAATAGGATTAATAAAAGAAGGAGAAACATTGATAGAAATTCAAATTAAAAAAGAGCTGTATTTAGTAGAGGGTAATTATCCTGAACTTTTGGATAATAAAGTAAAAGACAAGAATCTTTATGTAGTTGATGAAAAAGTAATTAAAGAGTTTAATATCCAAAAGTATCAAGCTATCAAAGATATTGAAGAATTATATATAAAGATTATGGGGATGGAGGCGTAAAAATGCTAAAACTTATAAGATTAGAATTTGTTAATTTTTTAAAAGTGTCAATATTCCCTTTTATCCTTTTAAATTTGGTTGTAGCAATTGTTGTAAAAAATATGAAAAATGTTTTTGATTTATTTAGTTCTTCTTCTGATATTTGCACTTTTTATACTTTATTTCTTATGATTATAATTTCGTATGCAGCTGCTTTTATGACGACTATAAATTTTGAAAAAGAAAAATTAAGTAATCTCTATCATAGATATTTTGTTTTGCCTCTACCACCAGGGGTAATTTTTGCAATTAAACTCTTTCCTCCTATTATCTTTAGTATGTGTGTAGTATTAATTTGGGGAATAGTTATGTTTTTAATGTTTCATCCTGTTACATTAATTACTTTTATTATGGCGTTATGTAACGCTTTGATTTTTGT
This genomic window from Thermoanaerobacter uzonensis DSM 18761 contains:
- a CDS encoding 1-phosphofructokinase family hexose kinase, whose translation is MIFTLTLNPCLDRYLYIDELIPEDTIRVYRIEDYAAGKGINVSRVIKEIGGNSIAICPLGGNNGNQIQFLLEKERVLYSAIRIEKETRMNIIIQTLKGQYRMSLPGAPLTSLEYDLIIDMIKAITRRGDTLIASGSLPEGLPSSVYFDIVKLCNDIGLRVYVDTDGDNLKEAVKAHPFGIKPNLFELSRLLGRDLKKEEVPSAAKEISEKYGINDVLVTLGKDGAIAYVDKETYKIDTIEVKVKSAVGAGDSFLAGFVYKRDESVEEALKWAVASSSASVMNEGTTLCKIKDVINLLDKATVKRI
- a CDS encoding DUF1648 domain-containing protein; this encodes MGAINFLGKNNWLFAVFTFIINIIFYKALPENVAIQWHFDGSISNTVSKMTFVFILPLIQILFSGYVRLREKSIGETLYTYLYAIFVNLLMLIVDVIILIINLKAI
- a CDS encoding DUF1648 domain-containing protein, producing MSKRIIKYFYKCGWMFPVITFIINIFAYKYLPESIPLQRDAFGNINYTASKLEFIFFIPILQSFSYIAVKYPQAKGKKKIFHGTYDIAAGAILLLFDIFLLYVFIRK
- a CDS encoding DUF3108 domain-containing protein, coding for MFKRFLMTVIIFTLFILAGCSQNAKQMEIDRIPWGDYQRLTYDIFENDKLIGTAEFTIEKSQSTNTYEMSSITKIDSTQLNTGTTVKSDTLMPVSSYYSVMSPQGDIKIETIYKDKWNIKAETSKGEQNLTVKLPKYYYDNDSLPMIMRAYPFQVGAEFTIYDAIASTAQVVPITNKVVSKEKVTVPYGEAECFKVELKAGAAKQYIWYSDDENRLMYQYDNGKLVYKLKKVENNK
- a CDS encoding ABC transporter ATP-binding protein; the protein is MKIIEVKKLKKSINGNPVLKDVNLTVFKGEIYGFLGKNGAGKTTTLRIILGLLKRDGGEIKIFEENLTRGHFKKIGVMFEYETLNPEWTVLDNLKQTCYIYGIEEREIYKYLDIMEFSRSDLYKKVKQLSKGMKRKISLINAILPEPELLILDEPTSGLDPEMQLTIREILLEFKSQGKTILFSSHNLNEVQKISDRIGLIKEGETLIEIQIKKELYLVEGNYPELLDNKVKDKNLYVVDEKVIKEFNIQKYQAIKDIEELYIKIMGMEA